One Dialister invisus DSM 15470 genomic region harbors:
- the nikB gene encoding nickel ABC transporter permease, with amino-acid sequence MKSKRMRRSIIRRVLQFIPVLLGITFLAFLLIYLSPSDPVSVRMSAGGISVSPEIMESMRRSMGLDRPLLVQYGDWLWNILHGNMGKSYITDADVLDQILKALPYTLKMAGASLLLTLGISIPVGILTAAMQNSKFDYVVRVMAFVGNALPNFIIALCLMFIFSYRLGWIPVLATTKPIGLILPALTLALVMSSRYIRQIRAAMLDELGKGYVVGLRSRGLSETTILYKNVLKNIMVTVITLTGISLGSLLGGTVIVETVFTWPGLGSLIMEGISQRDYPVVQAVIVWMASAFMVVNLLTDISYTVFNPKIKDI; translated from the coding sequence ATGAAAAGCAAACGAATGCGGCGAAGCATTATCAGACGTGTTTTGCAATTTATCCCCGTACTGCTGGGGATTACTTTTCTTGCGTTCCTTTTAATCTATTTATCGCCAAGCGATCCTGTGAGCGTGCGTATGTCGGCAGGCGGTATTTCCGTCAGTCCTGAAATCATGGAGTCCATGCGCAGATCCATGGGTCTTGACCGTCCGCTTCTTGTGCAGTACGGTGACTGGCTGTGGAATATTCTTCACGGCAATATGGGAAAATCATATATTACTGACGCTGACGTGCTGGATCAGATTTTGAAAGCGCTGCCTTATACATTAAAAATGGCGGGCGCTTCTCTTTTGCTGACCCTTGGCATTTCGATTCCCGTAGGGATACTCACGGCGGCCATGCAGAACAGCAAGTTTGATTATGTGGTCCGTGTCATGGCGTTTGTGGGAAATGCTCTTCCTAACTTTATCATCGCCCTTTGCCTCATGTTTATTTTTTCCTACCGTCTCGGGTGGATTCCTGTGCTGGCGACGACAAAGCCTATAGGCCTTATCCTTCCTGCGCTTACGCTGGCGCTGGTCATGTCGTCCCGTTATATCCGGCAGATTCGTGCCGCCATGCTTGATGAGCTGGGCAAGGGGTATGTGGTGGGACTTCGTTCCCGCGGACTTTCCGAAACGACCATTTTGTATAAGAATGTATTGAAAAATATTATGGTAACGGTGATTACGCTCACCGGTATTTCCCTCGGCTCTCTTCTGGGCGGAACGGTCATCGTGGAAACCGTTTTCACCTGGCCCGGTCTCGGCAGTCTTATTATGGAAGGGATCAGCCAGCGAGACTATCCTGTGGTACAGGCGGTCATCGTATGGATGGCATCTGCTTTCATGGTGGTCAATCTGCTCACCGATATTTCTTATACTGTTTTTAATCCGAAAATTAAAGATATATAG